Proteins from one Monodelphis domestica isolate mMonDom1 chromosome 6, mMonDom1.pri, whole genome shotgun sequence genomic window:
- the LOC100013386 gene encoding olfactory receptor 4S2 produces MENNVTEFILTGLSQIEEVEQVCFYLFLLFYTIIIFGNFLIIMTIRVSPNLNSPMYFFLSFLSFVDICYSSVTAPKLIVDFQAKVKTISFVGCMTQLFVVHFFGCTEIFILTVMAYDRYVAICKPLHYATIMDQRVCTILMVSSWVGAFTHSIIQTLLTVQLPFCGPNVIDHYFCDVHPLLKLACTDTYVVGVIVMANTGMISLTCFIILVGSYAVILLYLRTHSAEGRRKALSTCASHVIVVILFLVPCIFIYMRPSTTFTEDKMVAVFYTIITPMLNPLIYTLRNAEVKNSLKKIWSKKLMGEARKDLK; encoded by the coding sequence ATGGAAAATAATGTTACAGAATTTATTCTGACAGGACTTTCCCAGATTGAGGAGGTAGAGCAAGTAtgcttttatctcttccttcttttttacacAATCATCATCTTTGGGAACTTTCTTATTATCATGACCATCAGGGTTAGCCCAAATCTCAACTCCCCCATGTACTTCTTTCTCAGCTTCTTATCTTTTGTTGAcatttgctactcttctgtcacTGCTCCCAAGTTGATTGTGGACTTCCAAGCCAAAGTCAAGACTATCTCCTTTGTAGGTTGCATGACTCAGCTCTTTGTGGTCCATTTCTTTGGCTGCACAGAAATCTTCATCCTCACAGTAATGGCCTATGACAGGTACGTGGCCATTTGTAAGCCACTACACTATGCAACCATTATGGATCAAAGGGTCTGTACCATATTGATGGTGAGTTCATGGGTAGGGGCCTTTACTCATTCTATTATTCAGACCCTTCTCACCGTCCAGTTGCCTTTCTGTGGTCCCAACGTGATTGACCATTATTTCTGTGATGTTCATCCCCTCTTGAAGCTGGCCTGCACAGACACTTATGTGGTAGGGGTCATTGTGATGGCCAACACTGGAATGATATCCTTGACCTGCTTCATCATTCTTGTTGGCTCTTATGCTGTCATACTTCTCTATCTCAGGACTCATTCTGCAGAGGGGAGGCGTAAGGCCCTCTCCACCTGTGCTTCCCATGTCATTGTGGTAATTTTGTTCCTTGTACCCTGCATCTTCATCTACATGCGACCCTCAACCACCTTCACAGAAGATAAGATGGTAGCTGTATTCTATACCATCATAACCCCTATGTTGAACCCATTGATCTATACTCTGAGGAATGCAGAAGTGAAGAATTCCTTGAAAAAAATTTGGAGCAAGAAACTGATGGGAGAGGCAAGGAAAGACCTTAAATGA